DNA sequence from the Xenopus tropicalis strain Nigerian chromosome 4, UCB_Xtro_10.0, whole genome shotgun sequence genome:
caataaatagtgactgtctgtggcaccttacagcccccccggcattcccagtacccagaggcacaaacagcccccccagcccaataaatagtgactgtctgtggcaccttacagcccccccagcccaataaatagtgactgtctgtggcaccttacagcccccccggcattcccagtacccagaggcacaaacagccccccccacacCCTGCTGAGACAGGGCAGTCTGTTAGCatgaaggggcagttaaggggccatacacagtaagTTCTGCCCGTTTGACGagctcaccaaatgagcagacctTCCCCCGATATGCCACCTTAGGGGGGCAATACCAGCCTAACTCGATCCTTTGTCCCTGTGGCCATTAAAGTGTTGGGTCTATGGGCTGCTGAACCAAGAACCGCACCAAAGAGCCAATGTGGTACCGGAATGAATGGGAGAATGAAACCAATCACAAGCAGAACTGGGCTCCTGGAGATTGTGTGTGTAACATATAGAAAGGGAAGCCTGGTGCTGAATAAAGGAGCCCCcacatgggcagataatctgccaatcagtctgaaggacccaatcCAAAATCTGCCCGTGTGTATGGGCTCCTGTATTCAGACTGAGGGATTCACTGCCCTGTCCCCTCCTTATTGGCGgtccctctgcccctcactctccattggtttataacaggccagtgtatatgcgggcactgcccctcactctccattggtttataacaggccagtgtatatgcgggcactgcccctcactctccattggtttataacaggccagtgtatatgcgggcactgcccctcactctccattggtttataacaggccagtgtatatgcgggcactgcccctcactctccattggtttataacaggccagtgtatatgcgggcactgcccatcactctccattggtttataacaggccagtgtatatgcgggcactgcccctcactctccattggtttataacaggccagtgtatatgcgggcactgcccctcactctccattggtttataacaggccagtgtatatgcgggcactgctgGCACCTAAAGCTCCGGGCGGGAATATTGGGCCAGTAGGAGCCCCGACCTGCCAAATACACATTATCAGACATTTCGTGACTCCTCCTGTCTCTGAAACTCCCGCGCTTCGTTCCCTAGCAACCTGAGGGGCGTTCCCGTCATGTGACTCAGACACCGGGCTGTACCAGCGCCTGTGCCCCTCCCCTCCTGTTGGTTGCAAGGGCCATCAATCAAAAGGAGAGGGCGGGGTTTGCCTGTTTCAGACTAAAGTACAGTACCCAGAATACACTGGGCTGTGAGGGGCCCAAAACACAGTATTTTATGGTGAATCTGTGGCGAATCTGCCCGGTTTGTGTAAGTTTATCCCTGTCTGATACTCCCCCCCCCGACCCCCAGCACAATATACAGGGAGATGCCCGGCTACCTGCCCGGGGGTTATGGCTGCTGTATGTACGCACTGCTGGCAGGAGAAGGAGCGGGAGTGCCCCACACAATACTTATTGGGGCTGAAGCTACAGAATATCCCTAGGGGAAAGACTCGCTCCCAGCCTCTTACTGAGGCACAAACACCCTATCCGGCCGCACTAACCGCTTCCCAACTCCCTGCTCTGCCTCTGGCCCTATTCCTATTGGCTGTGAATGTAGGGGAGGGGCAGCTAGCGATTGGCTCATACGGGAAGGAGGGCGGTGCGGAAACGAGGAAGGGAGGAGTCAAGGCTATAAACGTTAGGGACCGTGGAGAACTTTATATCCCTCATTTCACAGGAAGAATCCTGCCAGAAGTGAATGTACCAGTGAGAGGGAGTGTGGTGTTTGCACACAGCCTGGGTATCTCGCTGAGAAACTGCCTCCATTTCTGGGAAACGTATAAATGTCTTCTTAGggtccccccccccattcctgtggGACTTCCTGTATTTatcttcccagcatcctctgtacCTGAGGAGTTTGCTGTGGGGATCTTGGTAACTGCCTCTATCCCTGGGCAGGTTTCCTCAGGGGACTGCAAATAACAAGCTGAAGCAAGAGGCATCTCTGTGGGAGGAGCTAAATTTGCCCCAGAAGTGGAGTGGGGCAGAATGGAAGCCGGGGAGCCCCAGGACTGTACCTCCTGGTTACCTGATGAGTTGGCATTGCGCATCCTCTCGTACCTTGATGCCAAGGATATCCTGCAGGTGGCGCAGACTTGCCAGCGCTGGAGAGAGTTGGCTGAGGATGAAGGCCTGTGGCAGGGAAAGTGCAAGGCTGATGGGATTGAGGAGCCGCCGCAGGTAACAAGGAGCAGGGCTAAAGGCTCTGGGTCCGGTCCCTGGAAAAGCGCTTACACCAATCAGCTCAGGGTCGATACCAACTGGCACCGAGGGAGATTCAAAACAATCACACTGGATACAAGTGAGTCGGGGACAGATTTCATAACCTGGACCTCTGATGGGAAGGAAATGATTTGTGTTGTAGATGAAAATACAATACAGATCTGGTCGGCAGTTACTGGAGAACACATACGGACCCTTGTGGGACACACAGACAAAATCTTTCCAATACAAATGAGAGATCACATTGTTGTTAGTGGATCTAAGGATCGTACAGCAAAAGTATGGAATGCAGAGAGCGGGGAATGTATCCACACGCTGGGCGGCCATACTGGCGCTGTGTGGTGTGTGTATCTCTATGAGAGAAGGGTAGCGAGTGGGTCATGTGACGGTTCCATCAGAATCTGGGACATTGAGACGGGGCAGTGCCTACACGTTCTCATGGTGGATATACAGGAT
Encoded proteins:
- the LOC100496047 gene encoding F-box/WD repeat-containing protein 7 isoform X4 translates to MEAGEPQDCTSWLPDELALRILSYLDAKDILQVAQTCQRWRELAEDEGLWQGKCKADGIEEPPQVTRSRAKGSGSGPWKSAYTNQLRVDTNWHRGRFKTITLDTSESGTDFITWTSDGKEMICVVDENTIQIWSAVTGEHIRTLVGHTDKIFPIQMRDHIVVSGSKDRTAKVWNAESGECIHTLGGHTGAVWCVYLYERRVASGSCDGSIRIWDIETGQCLHVLMVDIQDISYIQYDGKRVASVDGKYTLKFWDPEAQSCLFTFQLPNERIRHLELKGSRLLLVTDDGTITVWDTDTGRHIQTITDLQTYISAVSLRANIFVSGDGLPTGFNRVKFNRYVKSVRLRRNFVINNTEFGPVPLWDLESKTLWDGKENRFLYDLWRRNESVCYFMVSQTKLFCAIGGREELEEMTVFDFDNQEPKRRKRKRLKL